From the Thomasclavelia ramosa DSM 1402 genome, the window AAGAGTCTGACAAATCAATATTATTTTTTATAGATGCTAATGACTCCATTTGATCAACCTCTTTTAAATCATTTAATATTTCATCATATCCTTTTAAAATTTCTTCTTGATTTCCTTCTAGCACTACCTTCGCTAATAAATCATTTATTTTTTGATTTATTGCATCAATATCTGGTCGCTCATAGCTCATATCTTCAAAATTTAAATCAGAATGTTCAGGAACAACCTCAGCTTGTGGTTGCGGAATATTATAACCATCTGTAGTACATCCAGTTAACCCCAACATAAAAACCAATAAACATGTCAATAATCTATACTTCTTTTTCATCTTTATCCTCCTTATCTATCTTTAATAATTTTTTAGTTATATACAATAAAATATAAAGTATTACCCTAATTTTTAACAAAATATTCTTTTGTAAACATTACTAATAAATCTTTTCATATAATAAAAAAACGTAAAATGCGATAGTTATAATAAACGATTCAACGAATAAACTTAAAGTAATAATCAATAAATATGTCTTTATCAGAGTAACAAAAAAATTAATCTACTAAAAAAATGAATGTATCTAATTAAATATAGACAACAACCCTTTTATTTGAATTAATGCATCCATTTTTAGAGATACTATCTTTTTTACCTTTACAGATTATTTTAACTGTTGTGCCATCCATTGCCAAACTCTAATTCCACAACGATCAGATACTGCCTCATTATTAAAGAAGTAAATCCATGACCAATGACCACTATATCGTAATGGCTCTCCATCTTTATCATTAAAACGCCCAGAAGTATCAATAACATGCTTTGAAACAAAAGTATGAACGTTGCTGGCCCCAGCCCCTAACAAGCGCCTAATCGTTGGCAATTCATGGGTTTCAGGGGCTACGACATCATCATCTCTGGAATAAATAAAGAATATTGGCAATTTTTTTAATTGTTTAATTTCTTCATCAGATATTTTTTCATTTAAAAAAGCTTCACAAATTGGCACATAGGCATTATATTCTTTACCATACTTAAGTGCCATCAACATTGTCATATAGCCACCATTTGAACATCCTGTGATAATAACTTTCTCACTTTTAGTTTCTTTTCGATAAAAATTAATCAATTCATGTAAAGAATCACAATAATATGAAGTCCCATCTGCTTCCGTAAATTTAGTTGCTAAACTATCACCAGTTTTATCCATCCAAAAAGTTGGACACTGAGGTACCAGAATATTAGCCCCACCAATCGTATTTTGGAACTCTTGACCCGCTAATGAACTAACCTTGTTAGCTAATACAGTAATATAAGGATCAGTATTAATTGTTCCTCCCTCACCTAGCCCATGTAACCAAACAACCAAAGTATCACTTGCTTGCACAGGATTATAAGCAGCATATTTATAACTCACTCCATCACAAGATTCATATAACGCTTCTTCAAACAGATCTGCACTAGTAATCTTATCTTTCATTTTTTTAGCAATATTTATTTGTTTAACTTTTTGACCTAATGAGGTCATTTCATGTCCATCAGCTATCATGATGTCCAATTCATATAAATCATTATATGTATTATATTGTGTCTGCATTGAAAACAATAATGGATTTCCTTCTGCTGGACTGATTTTCATTTCTATCATAATAAAATTAGATGGTTCACTAGTTATTTGACCACTATAGTCTACTAAATAAACATTTGTTACAGTTCTATAAATAATACTTTCAATAATCGGATATAGCGTATCACAATAATCTGTAGTCAACTTCTTCTCTTTAACCACAAAACTCAGATTATTAACCTGATCAATTTTATGATCGAGACTTAGCAATATTTTATTGACACCGCATCCCCAGTCATCGCCTTTAATAAAAGCTGTATAACTTCCAGATACAATCAAATCTTTTAAATTATTATTTTTACTTTCCATACATTTTCTCCCTTTAATAACTCCTTTATTATAACATATTTAAGTTATTCATTTAGAGTCTTTAAAATAAAAATCCTACATAACGTAGGACTTTTTAGTCAATTAAACCATATTTTTTCATTGAATTATAAATACCATCATCTTTAATATCGTCTGTCACTTCATCAGCAATTTCTTTTAATGCCTCTTTAGCATTACCTACCGCAATCCCATATTGACAAAATTCCAGCATATCTGCATCATTTAATCCGTCACCAAAAGCATATGTATTTTCTTTAGGGATACCTAACTCATCAATCAAAGCATTAATAGCTGAAGCTTTGTTAACTCCAGGAACCGATAACTCTCCACTGTTATCACCAAAAATAGGAACAGTGCAATGAATTACATTAAACTCTTGCTCAAATTCTTTTTTTATTTTTTCAAAAGGGAAATTATCTTTTTCCAAAAAACAAATCTTATTAACATCATCACGATGAAGATCATAACCTTCTTTTAATGATCCAATAAAATGATTAGGAGTTTCAGCTTTAGTTCTACGTGCAACTGGATCATTTTCCAAATCCCCATACATTATTCTTTCTAATCGTGGAATTAAATTCTTACTTGCATATAATCCACCATTACTTTCAATGTAATAATCAAATTCATTAGCCTCAAAATAATCAACAACATGGTTGATTGCTGTGCGAGAAACTTGTTTGTGATATAACATTCGATCTCCAATTTCAACGAAACCACCACCAGCTCCAATAATTCCATCAAAACCAACATCCATGATATGATCAAAAATCTCAGCTTTACTTCTTCCCGTACACAAAAAACATAAATTTCCTTTAGCTCTTGTCGCTTGGACAGCCTTAACGGTCGAAGCAGGAATATATTCTTGTGATGGTCGAACATCTACTAAAGTTCCATCAACATCAAAAAAAATAATTTTCTTTGTCATAATACCCTCCAATATTTTTATAATTAATACGATTATACTATTAATTAAAATGTATTTAACTTTTTTTCTAAATAAAAAAATTTATGTCTGAATTATCATAATTAACTATGAAAATATCTAAATTATACTAGATTTACTACTAAAAATAGTTTTATGAGGACAAGAAAAGTTTTTCCCATATTCCTCCATCGATTCAAGATCAGGATTTTCTAACCATTCTCTCAATAACACAACAAGCCCTAAAATAAAAATATTTAAAGTTTGTCGAACTTCTTGACTACATGAATACTCTTTTAATAATTGTAAAATAATAACTTTCTTAATATCTTGATAAAAAGAAAATGAAAAATCTTGATTCACTAAAATCTTATATGTTTCATAATCTTTTTTAAGATACTTATTACCTCATTGAGTAATAGATCTATTTTATCATTTAATCCTCGTCCTTTATTTTTTCAGTAAAGCTGCTTGGTTGAGCCAAAAATTCTTTTTGAAAGCTTTCCGACAAATCTATTGTATCTTAATAATGTGCATAAAAAGTCCTACGACTAATACTAGCACTTTTAATATTATCAGTGACTATAATCTTACGTGTAGGTTTCTTCTTCAATAATTCAATAAGCACCTCTTTGTTCAAAGCTTTAGATCTTAGGGTATTTCTATATTTTATTGGCATAATTATTCCTCCCAATTTTATA encodes:
- a CDS encoding Cof-type HAD-IIB family hydrolase produces the protein MTKKIIFFDVDGTLVDVRPSQEYIPASTVKAVQATRAKGNLCFLCTGRSKAEIFDHIMDVGFDGIIGAGGGFVEIGDRMLYHKQVSRTAINHVVDYFEANEFDYYIESNGGLYASKNLIPRLERIMYGDLENDPVARRTKAETPNHFIGSLKEGYDLHRDDVNKICFLEKDNFPFEKIKKEFEQEFNVIHCTVPIFGDNSGELSVPGVNKASAINALIDELGIPKENTYAFGDGLNDADMLEFCQYGIAVGNAKEALKEIADEVTDDIKDDGIYNSMKKYGLID